atagcaaACAAGAGTAGTAAGTTTCACTCatacctttgtttgtttgcttgttaatGGGGTGGAGTCTCACATATCCCAGGCTTTTTAACTTGTGGTCTTTCTCCTTCACTGTGAGCACTGCTGGCTTGGTGCTGGGTATGAAGCCCAGGGCTTGGTGCCTTTTAGACAAATGCCTTCAGAAGACTTTGGAGCGAGAGCCCATGCTTGTCTGTATGAGCAGGAGGACAGTATTCTGTAGTCGTGTCACATGGACAGCTTCCTGAAGTCACTATGTCCTAGTCAAGGTATAGAATTGCCGTTGGCACAGCACTTTGTTGAATGCCAGCTCTGTagagactggatttttttttttcccctttgaacaCTTATCTGGAGATGGGTCTAGGCTGGACATTTTATACTTCAGCTTCCTTTGGCTGTTGAGGAACATCTGCATTGTTTCTGCCTTGGGGCTGTGTGAGTAAGGCATCATGACGTTCCTTGTTCCTTTACTGTTTTTTTCTCAAGGTAGGTCCTCATTTCTCTGGAGTACCCAAGAGTGCTTTACTTTCAAAGAAGCTGCTAATATTCCTAGTGCTGCTCTGCTGAcatttgagttttgttgttgttgttgttatttgtttgtttgtttgttttcgaggcagggtttctctgtgtgcatccctggctgtcctggactcactttgtatatcaggctggcctccaactcagagatccgcctcctctgcctcccaggtgctagcattagaggcgtgtgccaccacgtttGGCTCCGTTGACATTTGTGATGACAGTGTGGGTGAGATGTGTATTGCATACTGTGAAATGCAgctcttggttttcatttttcttttcttttccaagctACTCTGtttcttgttggttttggttttttgcaggGCTGGGGATTGAGCCAGAGGCCCCCTGAGTACCAGACATGCATCCTCCTACTGAGTTACATACACTCCCAGCGCCTAGCTATTGAttttcggagacagggtcttacattgtagcccaggctggcctggaactccagggCATCCCGCCGCCTcagcatccccagtgctgggtttgtAAGTATGCAGCACCACTTAGTCTGCTTTGTGGACTTTTTATAGCAGCTGTGTGCCACTCTGTGTctggctttctctcctgccttgctGGGGTGAGGTGGAGTGACTCTTTGGCTTTTGACTTTGGACCATCAGTCCTTCTGATGGTCTGCGTGCTCAGAAGGAGATTGCCCGTGCTATCACAAAACCAGTTCTCATCAACACTCTtctcccactttctttctttcttttttggtttttcaagacagggtttctcttgtagtcctggctatcctggactcactttgtaagccaggctagcctcaaactctcagagatccacctgcctctgcctcccaagggctttTTCCACTTTCTAAACAGTAAACTACCTGAGCGCCGGCCTCTCCCTGTACAGAgctgctctctgcctgtgctcAGGCCTTCCCAGCAGCTGGTTTCTGGCTAAGGTGGGAAAGTGTGCTTAATGCTCTCCTCTTGAACTTCCTTCCTGTGACCTCATCCACTGGACCCCTGACTGGGGTGTTCACAAGTGACTACTACTtgtcatccccccacccccatccctccttcctcaaGTATAGAGTTATCTGACTTCTCTGCCAGACTGGAGTTTTCTTGCCAGTGTCACTGACATCACAGTCAGTTTCCTATAGTGCAGTCTAATGCAAGTGCCTTGGCGTTCTTGACGTTTGAGTAGCAGGAGCTCGCTTGCGCCTTCTTCTGACAGGCACACCCTGGCTGCTGTTTCCCGTTCATCATGTAGGACAGAGGCCCTCTCTCAAGGTGTTCTTGACCCCTTACTTGGCTGCCTCCCACAGCCTTTGTGTGTGCAGCCACACTTCCTGCCCTCTAGATTGGTCTCCCCATTTGCCTCCAGCTATGCTCTACCTAACTTTCTCAGACTCCCTCATTGCAACACTTAAAAAAAGTGCCCTGACAGTGGtattctgctttctctcctcctgggCGCCCTTCCTGTGGGCTGTTACAACACTCTCATTTCCGAGTCTCAGTGTCTGACACACAGTAGTTAACTGGGTGTATCCCTTCAAGGCAAGCAGATTGTAAATTCTATTTATCTTGTTTTCCCCAGTCTCTACTTTAAATATTTGAGTAAACAGACAgtgagtttaatttttttgttgttgaagcGGGGAGTCTCAGAATTGGCAAGCCTGGTCTTGAACCTTTGATCTTCCTGTTCAACCTCAAGTGTCTGGGTTTACAGGCGCAGCCTACATGTAGGTTCTGCGTGTCATGAGTTATCTTGACTCACAGAGGCCAcatggtttctttctgtagctgcTGTCCCTGCTGGCCTTCATCTGTGAGGAGGTTGTGTCCGAGTGCGGGCTGTGCGGAGGCCTGTACTTCTTTGAGTTCGTGAGCTGTAGTGCCTTTCTCCTGAGCCTCCTCCTGCTGATTGTGTACTGCACACCAGTGCACGACAGAGTCGACGCAGCGAAGGTCAAGTCCTCGGTAAGTGCGGACACGCGGTCCTGTGCAGGGCACCCTGTCCTGTAGTCACACCTGGTTTGACTGTGAGAGCACTTTGGGATCCAGCTCTCTGCCCTCTCGCAACTGGGGCTCCTCTtcagagatggggaggggcagTGAAGTGAGGATGAGAGGGAGAGGCCACCAGGGACTTGTACCTACTGGTGGCCTCACCAATTCACCTTagacattttgttgtttgttttgagacagggtctcaccagcCAGCttaaccttgaacttgtgattctcctgcctcagcttccggaGTGCTGGCTTTATAGGTTTGGGCCACCATGCCTTAGCTAAACATTTttcccctaagacagggtttttctgtataatagccctggctgtcctggaactctctttgtagaccaggctggaacagttttgtcttttttagaagtttgatttttttatttctattttagagTGTCACTCATTGGCTGTACAGTTAAGAATTGAGAGCCTGCTCCCTCCCAGACATTGCACTGGAGATAGAGTAATAACATGAACGTGCAGGGTTTTTCAACAAAGCAACACATGATTCTATCTGTATTTTGCTTTTagttaactttttttccccctgtttttttgagaaagggtttttctgtgtagtcctgactatcctggaactcacattgtaaaacagactggccttgaattcacagaaatctgcctgcctcttgccccaccaccaccctgccccgagggctgggattaaaggcctgcaccaccactgcctggtgctttcatttaattatataaaaaaataaaagttggagctggagagatgtcttagaggttaagagcattgtctgctcttccaaaggacctgggttcaattcctagctcaCGGCTGTCTGTAACTGCTGTTCTAAGGCATCTGACACCTAtataccaatgcatataaaataaaactaaataaaagttatgaaaaaataaaaagccagctaggtggtggtggcgtatgcttttaatcccagcactcaggaggaagaggcaggtagagctctgtgagttcgaggccggctgGTCAaaaaaagtaagtccaggacagccagggctgttacacagagaaaccttgtttcaaaacaaaacaacaacaaaaactaacaccaccacaacaaaaacacataactaactaactaactaaataaataaatgttgtctCTAGGTGAATAAGCAATGCATTTGCTGGTTCACTGTTACAGTCTTTCccaggctgggagtggtggctcagcaggtaaagtgcttaCATCACAGATATAAGGACAGGCatttgggttcccagcacccatacatgGCCACTCACCTGTTATCCTGGTGCTCTGGAGACAGACATTAGACTAAGTCAGTAAGCTCTGTGCTCCCATGAGAGATgctgcctccacatgcacacacgtgcaaacatacaacacatgcatacacatgtaaacacacagacaaacaaaacccaccccaAACTGGCTGGGGTATGGTGCGGCTGGTGGAGCACGGCTTGCTTTCCCCTGAAGCCCTTTCcgtgcctgcagtcccagcactcaggtgctAGAGCCAACTCactccataaagttgtcttctggctgcCACACACTGTGCTGCACTTGCATGCCCTAGCGCTAACAGTAAGAAGCAAACAAGAAGTTGCATAATTACAAAGTTGTatagctgggatttgaactgaggTAGTCTGACTTTAGAAGCTATGTCTATTGAACAGtgaacctttcttttcttttcttttttctgtttttcgagacagaatttctctgtgtaagagccctgactgtcctggactcactttgtagaccagagatctgcctgcctctgcctcccaagtgctgggattaaagacgtgcgccaccatacctggctaaacctttctttatatattttttttcttttttctttatttattttatttattttttaatttgagacaaggtttctctgtgtagccttggctgtcctggacttgctttgtagaccaggctggctttgaactcacagagatacgcctgcctctgcctcctgtgtgctgggattaaaggcatgcgccaccatcgcccggatatatatatatatatatatatatatatatacatacacacacacacacacatatatatgtgtatgtatatatatatatataaaagatttatttttttattatgtatgcaatgttctgcctgcatgtgtgcctgccagctagaagagggtgccaggtctcattatagatggtaatgAACCATGTAGTTGAtgaaccatgtggttgctggggaattgaactcaggacctctggaagagcaggcagtgttcttaacctctgagccatctctccagtgccagtgaacctttctttaaattttttgtgttttatgggttttttgtttttgttttacaagacagggtttctctgtgtaaccttggctgtcctggactcactttgtagatcaggttggcctcaaactcacagagatccgcctgcctctgcctcccaagtgttgggataaagGCATGTCTTACCATatctggctttaaaaaatattttatttttgtatgtgtgtctgcatgtatgtctgaacaCTCCGTGCATACCTGGcacccttggaagccagaaggatggatcagatcccctggacctggagttacagatggttgtgagccaccatgtgggtgctgggaattggaccagggtcctctggaagagcagcaagtcctcttaactgctgagacatctctctagctccagtaGTGCATTTTTCTGTCTCATGATGTTTGTCCTAGGTAGAcatggtaatcccagcacttggaaggtggaggcaggaggatcagaaggtcatGGCCAGGCCAGGCTATGTGAGAACTTACAAGACATAAACataaaaccaccaaacaaaagtTTAGCTTAGTggtagtgtttgcctagcattcatACGGCCATAGGTTCATTCCCCAgtaacattaaaaacaatgacaaaagcaaaagcaagcaaacaatcaaacaaacaaacaaaacctattcCAAACCCAAAATGATCTgtatatggtggcacatgcctataatcccactcaggagacacaggcagagagttgggtctctgtgagttcagggccacaTATTGAGTTCCacaccagccagggctgcatggtaagatcctgtctcaaaaagaaacattttgtagTCATGCAACCTAAAGTAGATAGTGTTGATTAGAATGAACCTAAAGTAGATAGGCTTATTGTAAAGGCACCGGGCTACCATGTTTTAAGTTTGGTGGCACCAAGAAAATGTAAGTCATTCAGGCcttttgaaattaaaagtgtCACACCTTGTCTGCTACTCCAACctatgtgttcttgtattctctctctgtgtaggaTTTTTACATCACCCTGGGGGCAGGGTGTATATTTTTGCTGGCATCCATCCTTTTTGTTTCCACCCATTTCGGGACCTCAGCTGAAATTGCTGCAATTGTAAGTACTTTGCATTCTTAACCTTAGTTTTGTTTCCTTAGAAATAgagaatttaaaatgttcttgataaattatatatgagtaataattattacttatttgtttatattcatgatgtgtgtttgtgtggagtgGGCACCTGTGTGCCATAGTCTGTATGAAGGTAAGAGGTGATCTTTAGTGTTGGCTCTGCCTTTGTAACTTATTTGAGGTGGTCTTTTCACTGCTGTGTACCTAGGCCAGCCACCCCACTAGCTCCCACCCATCCTTTTAGAgctagccctggctgacctggcactcagtgctggcattagaggcatGAGTCATCTTGCCTGGCCCCATTGGCTTCTTGGAATGTCCCGTTTCTACTTCCCTGTTTCCTGTATGTGCTCCAGGGCTACAGATACTTTTGAGACTGTGCCTGACTTTTACATGGGTTTCTGGAtgtgaactcagatcttcaggcttgtGTGCcaaacacttttacccactgagctgcctccccagcccaaTGAGtagtttttcttctacttttaatATAAAAGTAGACCTAAAAGTAAAATATGGTAGTCTTAACAACTTAGGATCGCCAGGcctggaggtgcacacctttaataccagcatttgggaggcagaggtaggcaaatcactgtgtgtgtgaggccagcctgtctcaaaaaaccaaaccaaaccaaaccaaaaaacccaaaaccagaaCCTAGGAACTGGTGagggagaaagtgtgtgtgtgtgccataacaTGCATGTGGCAGTCAAAAAATGACTTTTGGGAGTTGCTCATGCTTAGGTCATCAGACTTTAGagcagtaagcacctttacccataaagacatcttgctggcctccatccgtctgtctgtctgtctatctagctatctgagacaaggtttctctgtgtagctctggctatcctggaagttgctatgtagaccaggctggccttgaactcagagatttgcctgcttctgcctcccaaaagtgagagtaaaggtgtgtgcttctAGATGCTAGCCCccttttttaaatgtgggtttcAGGAGATTGAGTTTGGGTGCTCATGCTTGCAAgaattttactgactgagctgtcagTCAGTAAAACTACATTTTTAAGATTAAACAATACAAAAAGAGTTCAGAGTGCTGAAAGCTGGCTCAGCATTGAGAGCATTTGCCGCTCTGCAGAAGAGCCAGGTTCAGTgtccagtgcccacatggcagctcaaaactacCCACAGTACCAGTTCCAGGCGATCCAACTCCGTATAGTACCAGGTACCCAGATGGTGCAcaacatccatgcaggcaaagactcagacacagaaagaaaaagaaataaaatcagtaaatgCCAGTCTGggaagccaacacacacacacacacacacacacacacacacacacacacacacacacacacacaccccacccccccacccccccaggggCCCATTCACACACCCCGAGCATGAAGTTATGGAGGAGGCAGCTGGAGTTGCAAGAGACTTGgtgctgttttcttcctgttttggccTTCACTTCCTCAAGGGTTTTGCTAGTGAGGAAGCTAAATTTGAAGCCTGGTCTTTGACTCTTGACAGAATTCTCAGAATATTTTATGTTAGAATAATATAATGAGGAAGTGAtttaaggaagaggaaataggTAGTGGCGTCATGTCCCTCTGTCATTACTGTGTGACTGGAAAATGTATTTTAGGTAATTTAACCTTGTCGTTTTAAAGTATGGAgtttttgctttgaaaaaaataacttcttagccgggtgtggtagcacacacctttaatcccagcactcaggaggcagaggcaggcgcatttctgaattcgaggccagcctagtctacagagcaagtccaggacagccaaggctacacagagaaactctgtctcgaaaagctaaaaaacaaaacaaaacaaaaacaaaaaccccaaacctttctgggggctggagagatggctcagaggttaagggcactgactgttcctccagaggtcctgagttcaattcccaacaatcacaaagtggctcccaaccatctataatgtggtcttatgccctcttctggcctgcaggtgtatgtgcaggcagagcacttgtatacataataataaataaatacatcttttttaaaaaaaaaaccttttttaaacCTGAGTTGCAAATCATGCTTGTCTTATCACTTCCGTGGGTCAGTGAAACCTTTACTGCTAATCATACATTTAATAAcattttgtggatttttaaaaagatttatttattatgtatacagtgctctgcctgtatgtatgtctgcaggccagaagagggcaccagatctcattatagatggttgggagccaccatgtggttgctgggaattgaactgaggacctctggaagagcagtcagtgctcttaacctctgagccacctctccagccctggaatttaattttttatctgctgatttttttttatctctttgattGCCACAGACTCCTGTATCCATGTTAGGTATACACAGACGCTGAGATGCTTTAAGCAGTAATGCTGGCCTCCAATCTAGGGACTTGGAGACTTTGAACCCCTGAAGAGATGGGGAACAAGGGGCTGGTTGCCTTCCTCTTACAAGTTTCAGGATGGGGTGCCCTAAGGTAATATATGGGTCCGATTGAGGAATGTGGGGCTTGTAGGAGTTGGTAATAAGTGAGTCCATACCTCAAGGCTGATGTGGCAGAGCTTCAGGGTTGGGTGTTGCAGTTTCTTCCAAGCTTCCTTGTCTCCTAAAGCAGCAGGTCCAAGATCTAACCTTTGCAGCCCTTTTTGTGTTATGAAAAAAACATGTTACACAATTCGAGGacatgaggtgggggtggggattgagGTGACCCTGTTCTGTCCTGCTGCTGTTATGGATAAGGACTGGGGCTGACATTGTGAGGGAACAGGAAGTGTTGATGTGTCTGTGCATAATAGGATGAAAAATAGGACCTTCCTCATCTTGACGCAGCCAGAGAAGGAGaccagtggggctggagagatggctcagcagttaagagcactggctgctctgccagaggtcctgagttcaattcccagtgaccacatggtggctctcaaccatctataatgagatctggtgccctcttctggtgtgcagctgtCCGTACAGACAGAGCACttacatacatagaaataaataaatcttaaaagaaagaagagactggtATGTGGCTTTAGGTACCTCTGACAGTATGATGGCTAGCTAGCCCCTGAGGCGGCAGGAGATAAAAGGTAGATATTTGGCGGGATGTGGTagcccactcctttaatcccagcgctctagaggcagaggcaggcggatctctgtgagtttgaggccagcctggtctacaaagaaaccaGGACAGCTGGGggtattatacagagaaaccctgtctaaaaaaaaaaagaggccggacgtggtggcacacgcctttaatcccagcactcgggaggcagaggcaggcggatcgctgtgagttcgaggccagcctggtctacaaagtgagtccaggatggccaaggctacacagagaaaccctgtctcaaaaaccaaaaaaaaaaaaaaaaaaaaaaaaaaagaggtagacATTTGGTACAGGGATGGAGAGGCTTTGTAGACAGACTGTTTTACTTGCTGGCGGTGAAATGTGGAAAGTTATGGTAAAGCTTGCACAGTGGGGGATCTAGCTGTCCTGCCGTGGTGCCCTCTTGGAAGGGGTCTGGCAAAGCAGAGGGGAACATGGGACACCACAGAAGTGTTGTGGTGGATAGTCCTGGCAATGGGGACTCAAGTTGAAAGTTTACAAAATTAGCACTTATTTTAGATATATGTATCTGAGGCCTTCTGTCAGAAAAGCAGTGTCTGGAACCAGAGTAAGTCTTCCCAAGTCAACAAGGGGCAGGGATAAGAGAAgcaccgttttatttatttttgtttcagttttggtttttttgagacaaggtttctctgtgtatccttggctatcgtggactcactttatagaccaggctggcctcgaactcacagcgatccgcctgcctctgcctcaccgagtgctgggattaaaggcgtgggcacCCATAGAGAAGTGCCTCTCTAATTGGGGCTGCGCAAGTGTGGAGAGAGTAAAGGGGGATGGTGCAAAGGGAGTGTTTGTGAGAGGAGGCCAAGGTCACAGGATAAATAAAGAGAGCAGTTTTATCTAGCAAAGCTCATAACGTTCCCTGTAATCAGCAGTCAGCTATAGTGTCAAGGGCGTCACTTGTGTCCGTGTGGCCGCTCACAGAGCACAGTGAGGAGTTCTTTCccatggggcaggggcagggggcctGGAGGAGGAAATGGCCTCATGGGGTTGATTTTTGAGTAGGAGTTTGAGGTCCCCCAGGAGGTCCGGAGGGCACGTTGGGGTAAAGGTGAGTTACTCCTCAGGGGTGGAGCCAAGAGTTGAGCTGAGCTGGTCTCTGGTCTTGCATAGGGTGGATTGTTTTTTGTGGTCTCTGAACCTGCTTTAACCTGGAGAAATGAATCCAAGAGCTAAGACCCAGTGGTTCAGCAGCAGCCGGGGTGAGAAGGGCCGAGAGGTCCCTGGCCGTGGAGGCTGGAGGAGCTTAGAGATGAGGTAGACTTCCTCCCGCACGCACGTGCATGGGGAGAGGTGTTGAATCAGGGGAAGGCTTTCGAGAGGATTGTTGGCGGTGTGCCTCAGGCAGTGTCAGCTGTGTGAGGGAGTGGGATGTCATCACCTAGGGCTGTGTGCAGAAGGGACAGTTACCTACTGTGGTTTGAAAGGACTCAGGGTTAGGGGAGCTCAGGGTGCTGGACAGGGCGGGAGGGAGAAGGCAGTCCAGTCACTTACCTTCCTGCTGTTAGTACCTGCTTCTGTAGAGGGCCACTCCTCTCTACACAACGACGGAGCCTATACAGACTAGGTGACTCCTTCGTCACATGGAGAGCCTTGCAGGCTCCCTGTCTGACTTTAGATATGTGCTCAGGGCCATTGCCAGTTTGTATGGAGCCAGGAAGGCCAAATCTGGGCACTGGTTTGATAAGATAGCCATTACTGCGTCAGCTCCTTGCTTGCGTGTGGGAGTGAGAGCAAACCTGTTCAGAAGGGTCAGGACCAGCACACTTGGCTGTTTTTAATAGATGCCATATGGGTGTATATGCCATCCTGGGTCGGAGGTTTGTTTTCTTGAAGCCCCTCCTTCCTACTTTCCCACATCCTGAAGGCCACACagaaccccccccaccccctgcgccTCCATCCCCAAATCAGAGACAGagcctggtgcagtggtgcacacctcaggcggatctcttgagttctaggccagcctggtctacaaaatgagtttaggacagccaaggctatgcagagaaaccctaacttgaAAAACTAACTCCTCCCCCAAAACGAATAAGAGACAGCTAGCTGCCTCTAAGCATGTACTATGAACTACTGTTCACCCACATGGCAAAGGACGTcccccttctgttttgtttttgttttttttgtttttgttttttgagacagggtttctctgtgtagccttggctgtcctggactcgctttgtagaccaggctggcctcgtactcacagcgatccgcctgcctctgcctcccaagtgctgggattaaaggcgtgcgccaccactgcccggcttgacGTCCCCCTTCTGAAACCTATAGGGAGGCACCCACACTCTGCCTTGTAGGACTCTGTGCTTGTCAGAGCCCCCACTGTGCTCTCTTTCCATGGCATTCATAACTCTTGTAATAGGTTCACCTCAGCGTGCCCTGGGACCCTAAGACTTCTCATGTGGGTAAGCCCCTCTTGgcaactttcctttttcttcaggaGAGGATACAAAACCCAGAGCAACTAGAAGGAAGACAGCTGTGTGGCTTGGAGTTCAGCCTTCATGTTGGCCTTGTGATTTCTTAGGCTAATAGGAATTTTTAGTGTCTCTTGCTGTTGAGGTGGAGACAACCTGCTAGGATTAGGGTCTTCCGAGTGATGGTGACACCCTCTCTCCTGTCACATGAAGTATGTTTGGAGTCAGTTTATCCATCATGCACCTGTCTCAGCTGGCAAGCAGGTGCGACGTAGACAGGCGCTGAGACGTAGACAGGTTCTTTCATAACCACAGCAGGGACTGGTCTCCAAATCCCAACCGG
This genomic stretch from Acomys russatus chromosome 32, mAcoRus1.1, whole genome shotgun sequence harbors:
- the Cmtm6 gene encoding LOW QUALITY PROTEIN: CKLF-like MARVEL transmembrane domain-containing protein 6 (The sequence of the model RefSeq protein was modified relative to this genomic sequence to represent the inferred CDS: substituted 2 bases at 2 genomic stop codons); amino-acid sequence: MENGVVYGPTTEAAPGAGRGPRSGLAAYFFLGRLPWHRRILKGLQLLLSLLAFICEEVVSECGLCGGLYFFEFVSCSAFLLSLLLLIVYCTPVHDRVDAAKVKSSDFYITLGAGCIFLLASILFVSTHFGTSAEIAAIVSTLHSXPXCFGFMASFMFLTDFCVMLWEKRQQNRLRKPENTARAEAVTEPLNA